In the Candidatus Zixiibacteriota bacterium genome, one interval contains:
- a CDS encoding NTP transferase domain-containing protein: protein MTSNFAAIILAAGKGKRMKSDLPKVLHRINGKSLIRHLLETMSGVALDRTVVVIGHKGELVIEELRDFKVEFIWQKEQKGTGHAVIVTEDVFRGFEGTILVANGDVPFLSAKSIKSLFEFHTLNNASATCLSADLDNPRGYGRIVRQDNTDILAAIIEEKDAGSETKKIREINSGLFCFNSRDLFWALHQVTDENVQKEYYITDSIEILRKAGKRCAVWKVSDSLEVEGVNSLEQLSSLESAIKAKKI, encoded by the coding sequence ATGACCAGTAATTTTGCGGCCATAATCCTTGCCGCCGGCAAAGGAAAAAGGATGAAATCCGACCTGCCCAAGGTTTTGCATCGGATCAACGGCAAGTCTCTCATCCGACATCTCCTGGAAACCATGTCCGGTGTTGCCCTCGACCGCACGGTCGTGGTAATCGGACATAAAGGTGAACTTGTGATTGAAGAGTTAAGAGACTTCAAGGTTGAATTTATCTGGCAGAAAGAGCAGAAAGGGACCGGGCACGCGGTCATAGTGACCGAGGATGTCTTCCGCGGATTTGAGGGCACCATACTGGTCGCCAACGGCGATGTTCCTTTCCTGTCGGCCAAATCGATAAAGAGTCTCTTTGAGTTTCACACTCTCAATAATGCCTCGGCCACATGCCTCAGCGCCGATTTGGACAATCCCCGAGGGTACGGCAGAATTGTCCGACAGGATAACACCGATATCCTCGCCGCCATTATCGAGGAAAAGGACGCCGGCTCGGAAACCAAGAAAATAAGGGAAATTAACAGCGGTCTGTTCTGTTTCAACAGTCGCGACCTGTTCTGGGCGCTTCATCAGGTCACGGATGAAAATGTGCAGAAGGAATATTATATCACCGACTCGATTGAAATCCTTCGGAAAGCCGGCAAAAGATGCGCTGTCTGGAAAGTCTCCGACTCTCTTGAGGTTGAGGGTGTCAATTCGCTGGAACAGCTTTCATCCCTCGAATCAGCCATAAAGGCAAAAAAAATATAA
- a CDS encoding metallophosphoesterase codes for MKMKLAWLTDIHLDFLESPQREEFFTSLKSRKMDTALISGDIGTSHNLVNLLREIDRELPIPVHFVLGNHDFYHSSISEVRAAMKMLCIASDRLHYLTASGVVRLSEKTTLIGHDSWADGRIGDYELSRVMLNDYFLIEDLRDLSKTERLSVMKALADEAASYLKINLSKALEISQTVILLTHVPPFREACWHEGEISGPDYLPHFSCKAVGDVILDIMKERPDKKLIVLCGHTHSSGEVRILKNLTAYTGGAVYGAPKIQRIFKFP; via the coding sequence ATGAAAATGAAGCTCGCTTGGCTCACTGACATCCATCTCGATTTTCTGGAATCCCCCCAGAGAGAAGAGTTTTTCACTTCCTTGAAATCAAGAAAAATGGACACAGCTTTGATAAGCGGCGACATTGGCACGTCTCATAATCTTGTCAATTTATTGAGGGAAATAGATAGAGAGCTTCCAATACCCGTCCATTTCGTCCTGGGAAATCATGATTTCTATCATAGTTCCATTTCTGAGGTAAGAGCTGCTATGAAGATGCTCTGCATTGCATCCGATAGATTGCACTATTTGACCGCTTCAGGAGTCGTCAGACTATCGGAGAAAACGACTCTGATCGGCCACGATTCCTGGGCTGATGGTCGCATCGGCGACTATGAACTGTCAAGGGTCATGTTGAATGATTATTTTCTGATTGAAGATCTCCGGGATTTATCCAAAACGGAGCGCCTGTCTGTTATGAAGGCGTTGGCCGATGAAGCTGCTTCATATTTGAAGATTAATCTCTCCAAAGCGCTTGAAATCTCGCAGACGGTCATATTATTAACTCACGTTCCTCCTTTTCGCGAAGCCTGCTGGCATGAGGGTGAAATTTCCGGCCCTGACTATCTTCCCCATTTCTCCTGTAAGGCGGTTGGAGATGTTATTCTTGATATTATGAAGGAGCGTCCTGACAAAAAACTTATCGTTCTCTGTGGCCACACCCACAGCAGCGGTGAGGTCAGGATTTTGAAAAATCTGACAGCTTATACCGGCGGTGCCGTCTATGGCGCCCCCAAAATCCAGAGAATATTCAAGTTCCCTTGA
- a CDS encoding DUF2007 domain-containing protein — protein MFCPKCRYEYDFGIAICPDCKVRLVAELPPEDETEYVDLVTILTTGDAGVAAMAKSILEAAEIQYYVKGESTRALFAAGFIEIQVRPDDVEDARPLMDDMKRDLRATDPRRAEMGDEEDDYEGEEGEEKE, from the coding sequence ATGTTTTGTCCCAAATGCAGATATGAATATGATTTTGGCATAGCCATTTGTCCCGATTGCAAAGTGCGGCTGGTGGCTGAACTTCCGCCGGAAGACGAAACGGAATATGTTGATCTGGTGACAATTTTGACCACCGGCGATGCCGGAGTGGCCGCGATGGCGAAATCGATCCTCGAGGCGGCTGAGATCCAGTATTATGTCAAGGGGGAGAGCACCCGCGCCCTTTTTGCGGCAGGTTTTATTGAGATTCAGGTTCGGCCGGACGACGTTGAAGATGCCCGGCCGCTTATGGATGATATGAAGCGGGACTTAAGAGCGACCGACCCGCGCCGCGCGGAGATGGGGGATGAGGAAGATGATTATGAAGGGGAAGAGGGAGAGGAGAAAGAATAG
- the hpt gene encoding hypoxanthine phosphoribosyltransferase, translated as MEVHKFDLLYTQDKIACRIRELGEEISRDYAEKDPILIGVLKGCVIFLADLIRNINIPIEVEFISASSYNGNMTAENQVAMVGGPKVSIKGRHILLVEGVVDSGHTVRALIDRLKLQEPASIAVVTLLDKPVCRKVEVNIAYKGFDAGDHFVIGFGLDAAQKYRNLPFIGKVIG; from the coding sequence ATGGAAGTGCATAAATTTGATCTGCTTTATACGCAGGACAAGATTGCGTGCAGAATCAGGGAACTGGGGGAGGAGATATCCCGCGACTATGCGGAGAAGGATCCGATACTTATCGGTGTTCTCAAGGGGTGTGTGATTTTTCTGGCCGACCTGATTCGGAATATCAATATTCCCATTGAGGTGGAATTCATATCCGCCTCCAGCTACAACGGGAATATGACAGCCGAAAATCAGGTGGCAATGGTTGGCGGGCCGAAGGTTTCGATAAAGGGGCGGCATATATTGTTAGTCGAGGGAGTGGTTGATTCCGGGCATACGGTCAGGGCTCTAATCGACCGGTTGAAACTTCAGGAACCGGCCTCGATAGCGGTTGTTACACTTCTGGACAAGCCGGTGTGTCGGAAGGTTGAAGTGAATATTGCCTATAAGGGTTTCGATGCCGGCGATCATTTTGTAATTGGTTTTGGACTGGATGCGGCGCAAAAATATCGCAACCTTCCATTCATAGGGAAGGTAATAGGTTAG
- the purL gene encoding phosphoribosylformylglycinamidine synthase subunit PurL encodes MEQPQVTPGMVKDHGLNDEEYRKIIEILGREPNYTELGIFSVMWSEHCSYKNSIALLKTLPREGEALLTKTGEENAGAVDIGEGLAIVFKIESHNHPSAVEPFQGAATGVGGILRDIFTMGARPIASLNSLRFGSPDNPRVRYLIDGVVRGIGDYGNSFGVPTVAGETYFDEAYTGNPLVNAMAVGIVKTDRMISAVIKGKGNQVMIVGSKTGRDGIHGATFASEEISEKSESKRPSVQIGDPFTEKLLMEATLEIIDKNLIIGVQDMGAAGITCSCSEMSARGNSGVTIDIDKVPVREEKMTPYEILLSESQERMLVCVKKGMEEEVRKVFRKWELESVIIGETNDTGIFEVRLHGKTVAKIPSECLVLGGGAPVYHREKRKPEHIEQLSQLDLSQFPTDRDWNIDLLMLLSSPNICNKDWVYNQYDSMVRTNTAVGPGSDAAIIRIRKTRKAIALTTDCNGRYCHLHPRLGAQQAVAESARNVVCSGARPVAITNCLNFGNPYKPEIYYGFAEAVAGMGEACRVFGTPVTGGNVSFYNEDPEHAVFPSPVIGMLGVVEDISHITTQWFKDEGDIIYLIGENDEELGASEYLHTIFGKTTGPVPALDLQFEKRLQETVLSAIQSGLIKSAHDCADGGLAIALAECCISNREKMIGAKIFLGDTIRPDCLLFGEAQSRIIVSTSPSDGEKLVEHCMQSGIPISAIGRVGGENLLINDMVSLPLKVMSAAYYTSLKKQLERLAQ; translated from the coding sequence ATGGAACAACCGCAAGTTACCCCCGGCATGGTTAAAGACCACGGGCTGAATGATGAAGAATATCGAAAAATCATAGAAATACTGGGACGCGAACCGAATTATACTGAGCTCGGCATATTCTCGGTCATGTGGTCGGAACACTGCTCCTATAAAAATTCCATTGCCCTGCTGAAAACGCTTCCCCGTGAGGGCGAGGCGCTTCTGACCAAAACCGGCGAGGAAAACGCCGGTGCCGTCGATATCGGCGAGGGCCTGGCGATAGTCTTCAAAATCGAATCGCACAACCACCCCTCTGCGGTCGAGCCGTTTCAGGGTGCCGCTACCGGGGTCGGCGGAATTCTGCGCGATATTTTCACTATGGGCGCCCGCCCTATCGCCTCCCTCAACTCGCTCCGCTTTGGCTCCCCCGATAATCCGCGCGTGCGGTATTTGATCGATGGCGTCGTGCGCGGCATCGGCGACTACGGCAACTCCTTCGGCGTTCCGACCGTGGCCGGCGAAACATATTTTGATGAGGCCTATACCGGCAACCCGCTCGTCAACGCCATGGCGGTCGGCATTGTCAAAACCGACCGAATGATTTCGGCGGTCATTAAGGGCAAAGGTAATCAGGTGATGATTGTCGGTTCTAAAACCGGCCGTGATGGCATTCATGGTGCCACTTTCGCCTCTGAGGAAATTTCGGAGAAATCGGAATCGAAGCGCCCCTCGGTGCAGATCGGCGATCCCTTCACGGAGAAGCTTCTTATGGAGGCGACTCTGGAAATAATCGACAAGAATTTGATCATCGGCGTGCAGGATATGGGCGCCGCCGGCATTACCTGTTCCTGTTCCGAGATGTCGGCCCGGGGAAATTCCGGCGTCACCATCGATATCGACAAAGTGCCTGTCCGCGAGGAAAAAATGACGCCCTACGAAATTCTCCTTTCCGAATCGCAGGAACGGATGCTGGTCTGTGTCAAGAAGGGAATGGAAGAGGAAGTCCGGAAAGTATTCAGGAAATGGGAGCTTGAATCGGTCATTATCGGCGAGACCAATGATACGGGGATTTTCGAGGTTCGCTTGCATGGCAAGACTGTCGCCAAAATCCCTTCGGAATGCCTGGTTTTGGGCGGCGGTGCGCCGGTCTATCATCGCGAAAAGCGCAAGCCGGAACATATAGAGCAACTATCGCAACTCGATTTATCGCAATTCCCGACTGACCGGGACTGGAACATCGACCTCCTGATGCTCTTAAGCTCTCCCAATATCTGCAATAAGGACTGGGTCTACAATCAGTACGATTCCATGGTGCGTACTAATACCGCGGTCGGCCCCGGCTCTGATGCCGCGATCATCCGTATCCGCAAGACCAGAAAAGCGATTGCCCTTACTACCGACTGCAACGGAAGGTACTGCCATCTTCACCCGCGTCTGGGCGCGCAGCAGGCGGTAGCCGAATCGGCCCGCAATGTTGTCTGTTCCGGCGCGCGGCCGGTGGCGATCACCAACTGCCTCAATTTCGGCAATCCCTACAAACCGGAAATCTATTATGGTTTTGCCGAGGCGGTCGCAGGAATGGGCGAGGCCTGTCGCGTATTCGGCACACCGGTCACCGGCGGCAATGTCAGTTTCTACAATGAAGACCCCGAGCATGCGGTATTTCCTTCACCGGTGATCGGAATGCTCGGCGTTGTCGAGGATATTTCCCATATTACAACCCAGTGGTTCAAAGACGAGGGTGACATCATCTACCTCATCGGCGAAAACGATGAGGAACTCGGCGCCTCGGAGTACCTTCATACCATATTCGGCAAAACCACCGGCCCGGTTCCCGCGCTTGACCTGCAGTTTGAGAAAAGACTGCAGGAGACGGTACTATCGGCCATACAATCGGGACTGATCAAATCGGCGCATGACTGTGCCGATGGCGGCCTGGCGATTGCTCTGGCGGAGTGCTGTATCTCCAATCGCGAAAAAATGATTGGCGCGAAAATATTCCTTGGCGATACTATCCGCCCCGATTGCCTTCTCTTCGGCGAGGCACAATCGCGGATCATCGTTTCGACATCGCCCTCTGACGGTGAGAAACTGGTAGAGCACTGCATGCAAAGCGGCATTCCGATATCAGCCATTGGCAGAGTTGGCGGCGAAAATCTATTAATCAATGACATGGTTTCCCTGCCGCTTAAGGTCATGTCCGCCGCTTATTATACCAGCCTCAAGAAGCAGCTCGAACGCCTGGCGCAATAG
- the ftsH gene encoding ATP-dependent zinc metalloprotease FtsH, with protein sequence MKFSDDKNLSQGPGRRPNRPGKTNPDGHESFSWKGPAKSLVFWVVIILAFIFAYSLYSSASKDMAEISYSEFLNQLEKGNVASVTFIEKEIEGKLKTETVLVSGNTTGKFAKFKARIPFDDNSFSLVDRLEKAGVIITAKTEGLNYLSVLISIAPWFLLIFVWLFFLRQMQGASGPKGLFSFGKSRAKLVTDERPKVTFNDVAGVDEAKEELGEIIEFLKDPGKFQKLGGKIPKGALLLGPPGSGKTLLARAVAGEAGVPFFSMSGSDFVEMFVGVGASRVRDLFDQGKKNAPCIIFIDEIDAVGRHRGAGLGGGHDEREQTLNQLLVEMDGFESNDGVILIAATNRPDILDPALMRPGRFDRQIVVDSPDVRGREGILKVHTKKIKLGEDIRLDILARGTPGLSGADLANMVNEAALLAARRNRDAVMMQDFEEAKDKVMMGTERRSMVIPEEEKKMVAYHEAGHALVSKFLPDADPVHKVTIIPRGLALGVTHFLPVDERHTHSKVRIETRLVYAMGGRAAEKVVFDQVSTGAADDLRRITEIAQNMVCKWGMSEKLGPLTFGRREEQIFLGREIAQHRDYSDDTARLIDEEVRSIVEKAEKTAYDILTRHRHELDIVAKALLEKEVLDGHAIDVLIGRTGPEEIPSLEPAPKLDG encoded by the coding sequence ATGAAATTTAGCGACGATAAGAATCTATCACAGGGACCCGGTAGACGGCCGAACCGTCCGGGGAAAACCAATCCTGATGGCCATGAGTCTTTTTCCTGGAAAGGGCCGGCAAAATCGTTGGTTTTCTGGGTAGTAATCATATTGGCCTTTATATTTGCTTACAGCCTCTATTCTTCGGCCAGCAAAGATATGGCCGAAATTTCCTACAGCGAATTTCTGAATCAATTGGAGAAAGGGAATGTTGCCTCGGTTACCTTCATAGAAAAGGAGATTGAGGGGAAGTTGAAGACTGAGACCGTCCTGGTCTCGGGCAACACGACCGGCAAGTTTGCCAAGTTCAAAGCCAGGATACCTTTTGATGATAACAGTTTCAGCCTGGTTGATCGTCTGGAGAAAGCGGGGGTCATTATCACGGCCAAGACTGAAGGGCTCAATTATCTTTCGGTTTTGATATCTATTGCGCCGTGGTTTCTATTGATTTTTGTATGGCTTTTTTTCCTGCGCCAGATGCAGGGAGCCTCGGGGCCGAAAGGGCTTTTTTCATTCGGGAAGAGCCGCGCCAAACTGGTTACCGATGAACGCCCGAAAGTTACTTTCAATGATGTTGCCGGTGTTGACGAAGCCAAAGAGGAATTAGGCGAGATTATTGAGTTTCTCAAAGATCCGGGAAAGTTTCAGAAATTGGGCGGGAAAATTCCCAAAGGGGCCCTGCTTCTTGGTCCCCCGGGTTCAGGGAAGACGCTTCTGGCGCGAGCTGTGGCCGGTGAGGCGGGGGTGCCGTTTTTCTCGATGTCCGGCTCTGATTTTGTAGAGATGTTCGTGGGTGTCGGCGCCAGCCGCGTCCGCGACCTATTTGACCAAGGCAAGAAGAATGCGCCCTGTATCATATTCATAGACGAGATTGATGCGGTGGGGCGTCACCGTGGCGCCGGTCTGGGGGGCGGCCACGATGAAAGAGAGCAGACTCTGAACCAACTTTTGGTTGAGATGGACGGATTCGAGTCCAACGACGGTGTTATCCTGATTGCCGCCACCAACCGTCCTGATATTCTTGATCCGGCCCTGATGCGACCGGGGCGGTTTGACCGTCAGATTGTAGTCGATTCCCCCGATGTTCGCGGACGGGAGGGGATTCTCAAAGTCCATACCAAGAAAATCAAGCTCGGAGAGGATATCAGACTGGATATCCTTGCCCGCGGAACGCCGGGACTTTCTGGGGCCGATCTGGCCAACATGGTTAATGAAGCGGCGCTTCTGGCGGCCCGCAGGAACCGCGACGCCGTTATGATGCAGGATTTTGAAGAGGCCAAGGATAAGGTGATGATGGGAACGGAGAGGAGATCCATGGTGATTCCGGAGGAAGAGAAGAAGATGGTGGCTTATCACGAGGCGGGACATGCGCTGGTTTCCAAATTCCTGCCGGATGCGGACCCGGTGCATAAGGTCACTATCATTCCGCGCGGATTGGCGCTTGGTGTCACCCATTTCCTGCCGGTTGATGAGCGGCATACGCACTCCAAGGTGCGCATAGAGACCAGGCTGGTTTATGCCATGGGGGGGCGGGCGGCCGAGAAGGTCGTATTTGACCAGGTCTCGACCGGCGCGGCCGATGACCTGCGCAGAATCACCGAAATCGCCCAGAATATGGTCTGCAAATGGGGGATGTCGGAGAAGCTGGGGCCGCTCACATTCGGGCGGAGAGAAGAACAGATATTCCTGGGTCGCGAAATAGCCCAGCATCGGGATTATTCGGATGATACGGCGCGTCTGATTGATGAGGAAGTTCGCTCGATAGTGGAAAAGGCCGAAAAGACCGCCTATGATATTCTGACAAGGCATCGTCATGAACTGGATATTGTCGCCAAAGCGCTTCTGGAAAAAGAGGTTCTTGACGGCCACGCAATTGATGTTTTGATCGGTCGCACCGGGCCGGAGGAAATTCCCTCGTTGGAGCCGGCGCCGAAGCTTGATGGATAA
- the tilS gene encoding tRNA lysidine(34) synthetase TilS — translation MRDLAASVERNIREQSLVISGMKVLVAFSGGPDSTALLHILNKLSKKMEFGLAACYINHKIRPRAVRKEIDFCVDFCHRLKIPMVVAEGDIPGFARESRLSLEEAGREFRYMMLGKIAREEGCQRIALGHHQDDIVETVFFRLLRGTGPQGLQPIKPLSGNIIRPLHNISRAEIEAYLRKHRIDYLLDRSNLKSEYSRNFLRNKVMPMLERKFGSGFRRNVINFAGIISGEEEYLKGIAERAVKKISYGTPAGKIIVDLKQFGSYDVWLRRRIVRILLQKMTGRAGAGSFEEVERILQTAEGKLKSANVGGGIRVIREKEILLFLPKSRVIAGKEIRMGGITEVPELKARIRCRLIPTARAKAEIQAEGRRINIDFESICPPLRIRGIKPGDRFVPLGMKGSKKVGNFMTDRKVPRYFRDEIPVINDREGIIWLVGYQISDRCKIDSSTRKVLMIEFINGRDDGSA, via the coding sequence ATGCGAGATTTGGCGGCATCGGTCGAGCGAAATATAAGGGAACAATCGCTGGTGATTTCCGGGATGAAGGTTCTGGTTGCCTTCTCGGGGGGGCCGGATTCGACCGCGTTGCTGCACATTCTCAATAAATTGTCGAAAAAAATGGAATTCGGGCTGGCCGCCTGCTATATCAATCATAAAATCCGGCCGAGGGCGGTCAGAAAAGAGATTGATTTCTGCGTCGATTTTTGCCATCGGTTGAAAATTCCCATGGTGGTGGCTGAGGGCGATATTCCGGGGTTTGCCCGAGAGTCGCGCCTTTCGCTGGAGGAGGCCGGGCGGGAGTTCCGCTACATGATGTTGGGCAAAATTGCCCGGGAAGAAGGATGCCAGCGAATTGCACTGGGGCATCATCAGGATGATATTGTAGAAACGGTATTTTTCCGCCTTCTGCGCGGCACCGGGCCGCAGGGATTGCAGCCGATTAAGCCTCTTTCGGGAAATATTATTCGTCCTCTTCATAATATTTCAAGGGCTGAAATTGAAGCTTATCTGCGGAAGCACAGAATTGATTATCTGCTCGATCGGTCGAATCTGAAATCCGAGTACAGCCGCAACTTCCTGCGAAACAAAGTAATGCCGATGCTGGAGAGGAAATTTGGAAGTGGGTTTCGCAGGAATGTTATCAATTTTGCCGGCATCATTTCCGGGGAAGAGGAATATCTGAAAGGTATCGCGGAGCGGGCGGTCAAGAAGATATCATATGGAACCCCGGCGGGGAAAATTATTGTTGATTTGAAGCAGTTCGGCTCTTATGATGTTTGGTTAAGAAGACGGATAGTCAGAATATTACTTCAGAAAATGACCGGACGGGCTGGGGCCGGGAGTTTTGAGGAAGTGGAGCGGATACTCCAGACCGCGGAAGGAAAGCTTAAAAGTGCAAATGTCGGCGGAGGAATAAGAGTCATAAGAGAAAAGGAGATTTTGCTGTTCCTGCCAAAAAGCAGGGTTATAGCCGGAAAGGAAATCAGGATGGGAGGAATCACCGAAGTACCGGAGTTAAAAGCGCGGATTAGATGCCGACTGATCCCCACCGCGCGGGCAAAAGCAGAGATTCAAGCAGAAGGCCGGCGAATCAATATTGATTTCGAGAGCATCTGTCCGCCTCTTCGTATAAGAGGGATAAAACCGGGGGACAGGTTTGTTCCGCTGGGGATGAAGGGAAGCAAGAAGGTCGGGAATTTTATGACCGACAGAAAAGTACCGCGATATTTTCGGGATGAAATCCCGGTAATCAATGATAGAGAAGGGATTATCTGGCTGGTCGGGTATCAAATATCGGACCGCTGTAAGATTGACAGTAGTACCAGGAAGGTTTTGATGATAGAGTTTATTAATGGGAGAGACGATGGAAGTGCATAA
- the rsfS gene encoding ribosome silencing factor gives MNPTPLSVARTAGKLALSKKGYDVKILKLKNLTSICDYFVIVSGDVDIHVQAIADAVDEGLLAKGIQPWHREGVRGGKWILLDYVDVVVHIFHKSAREFYALEKLWGDAPVEELK, from the coding sequence TTGAACCCAACACCCTTATCTGTTGCACGAACAGCAGGAAAACTGGCGCTCTCCAAAAAAGGTTACGACGTTAAAATCCTAAAATTAAAGAACCTCACCTCGATTTGCGACTATTTTGTGATAGTCAGCGGGGATGTTGACATTCACGTTCAGGCTATTGCGGATGCGGTCGATGAGGGTCTGCTTGCCAAGGGTATCCAGCCCTGGCATCGTGAGGGCGTACGGGGAGGCAAATGGATTCTGCTCGATTATGTCGATGTCGTCGTGCATATTTTCCACAAATCGGCCCGAGAATTCTATGCGCTGGAAAAACTCTGGGGGGATGCTCCCGTTGAAGAATTGAAATAA
- the rho gene encoding transcription termination factor Rho, giving the protein MESSELKNKTIAELLQIAESLDIPGVSGLRKSELIYKVMEATAAQQEGLIFAEGVLEILSEGYGFLRSPDYNYLPGPDDIYVSPSQIKRFDLRTGDTISGQVRSPKDSERYFALLKIEAINFEDPEISKHKILFDNLTPLYPNVSFKLEVNPEELTTRIMDLMTPIGQGQRALITSPPKAGKTMILQKIANSITTNHPEVKLIVLLIDERPEEVTDMRRSVKGEVISSTFDEPAERHVQVSNMVLEKAKRLVEHKYHVVILLDSITRLARAHNSVVPHSGKILSGGVDSNALHKPKRFFGAARNIEEGGSLTIIGTALIETGSRMDEVIFEEFKGTGNLEMVLDRRLSDRRIFPAMDLNRSSTRKEELLLPPDVLSKVWILRKFLAEMNPIEAMEFLADRMKKSKTNEKFLQSMKD; this is encoded by the coding sequence ATCGAAAGCTCCGAACTGAAAAACAAAACCATCGCCGAGCTCCTGCAAATCGCCGAGTCGCTTGACATCCCCGGCGTTTCGGGACTGAGAAAGTCGGAATTGATCTACAAAGTCATGGAGGCAACCGCAGCCCAGCAGGAGGGATTGATCTTCGCCGAGGGTGTTCTCGAGATACTCTCCGAGGGATACGGGTTTCTGAGATCCCCCGACTATAACTATCTTCCGGGGCCCGATGACATCTATGTCTCCCCGTCCCAGATTAAGCGGTTTGACCTCCGCACCGGCGACACCATTTCCGGTCAGGTTCGCTCACCCAAGGACAGCGAACGATATTTCGCCCTGCTCAAAATTGAAGCTATCAATTTTGAAGACCCCGAAATCTCCAAACATAAAATCCTTTTCGATAATCTGACCCCCCTCTATCCCAATGTCTCTTTCAAGCTGGAGGTCAATCCTGAAGAACTGACGACCCGCATCATGGACCTGATGACCCCGATTGGCCAGGGCCAGCGCGCTCTGATTACTTCGCCCCCGAAGGCCGGCAAGACGATGATTCTGCAGAAAATCGCCAACTCCATCACCACCAATCATCCCGAAGTCAAATTAATCGTCCTCCTCATCGATGAGCGACCGGAAGAGGTTACGGATATGCGGCGCTCGGTCAAAGGCGAGGTGATTTCCTCTACTTTTGATGAGCCGGCCGAACGCCATGTTCAGGTGTCCAATATGGTCCTGGAGAAGGCCAAACGCCTCGTGGAGCATAAATACCATGTCGTAATTCTCCTCGACAGTATCACTCGTCTGGCGCGCGCACATAACTCGGTTGTCCCCCATTCGGGGAAAATCCTCTCCGGCGGTGTGGATAGCAACGCGCTCCACAAACCGAAACGTTTCTTTGGCGCCGCCCGCAACATTGAAGAGGGTGGTTCCCTGACCATTATCGGCACCGCGCTGATCGAAACCGGGTCGCGGATGGACGAGGTTATTTTTGAAGAATTTAAAGGCACCGGCAATCTCGAAATGGTGCTTGACCGCCGCCTCTCCGACCGGCGCATCTTCCCCGCCATGGACCTAAACCGCAGTTCCACCCGCAAAGAAGAGCTTCTCTTGCCACCCGACGTCCTTTCTAAGGTTTGGATTCTCCGTAAATTCCTCGCCGAAATGAACCCGATCGAGGCGATGGAATTCCTGGCCGACCGGATGAAAAAGAGCAAGACCAATGAGAAGTTTCTGCAGTCGATGAAAGATTAG
- a CDS encoding aspartate 1-decarboxylase, which translates to MLITVCKSKIHRATITEANVNYEGSITIDSDLMKAADIVPYEKVQIADVTNGERLETYVIEGKPGSGTICLNGAAAKKGKVGDVIIIIAYGQIEREKAVFYAPRFVKVDKNNRIA; encoded by the coding sequence ATGTTGATAACTGTTTGTAAATCAAAGATACACCGCGCCACCATAACCGAGGCGAATGTCAATTATGAGGGCTCGATTACGATCGATTCCGACCTCATGAAAGCTGCCGATATCGTCCCCTACGAAAAAGTGCAAATTGCCGATGTCACCAATGGTGAGCGGCTGGAAACCTATGTCATTGAGGGTAAACCCGGTTCGGGGACAATTTGCCTCAACGGCGCCGCCGCGAAAAAGGGAAAAGTCGGCGATGTCATTATCATCATCGCCTATGGCCAGATCGAGCGCGAAAAAGCAGTATTTTATGCCCCCAGATTTGTCAAGGTCGACAAGAACAACCGGATCGCCTGA